Proteins encoded together in one Psychrobacter sp. 28M-43 window:
- a CDS encoding FAD-dependent oxidoreductase, translated as MTQSFDKNYAQPFNRDAHSEVLSYGAKNIQPKKRVGILGGGTAGSTIAIRLAALGLETYLFEKKKSLIDGPPMCHLHAGGNLYREIPDEDCVALLKQCIDILRLYPHTIDVRPTVFAVPTRDEGLPEDLLPRLDILTDAYQELIEQDANNKVLGEPEDYYQLYSHEQLIVLSEREQVAVPSTVDEWMIPVARYLDLNKVKFPLIVVQEYGWNIFRLAASAKLALEEYDNAHVFTETAVQKVVPVDCENCTNADHHVTKWRIDYQQIHSQEHDSQPESIEVDYLVNACGFRTGVIDDMIGVEVTRMVEFKSSYVTHWGDAGGQIPEIIVYGQRGTPEGMAQLTPYPGGYFQIHGMSKAITLFDDGLVASSEDSAQPKLPQQYMHYIEDGWDKAPLQARSQQAIEYVAEFVPTFNSARTVGNALYGGQQIPGQDDTLRVADVSLYSNIRYARAENVKASSTLIAADQIVNELTDLGLIENDTPLNRSRYAHEWSYLVHNDSLAVDEVARELAKQRGFPIAMAHVNHSIREVALDDLTPADA; from the coding sequence ATGACTCAGTCTTTTGATAAAAACTACGCTCAACCCTTTAATCGTGACGCTCATTCTGAGGTGTTATCTTACGGGGCAAAAAACATTCAACCTAAAAAGCGTGTTGGCATTTTGGGCGGTGGTACTGCGGGATCAACGATTGCGATTCGACTTGCTGCGTTAGGATTAGAGACCTACTTATTTGAGAAGAAAAAATCACTTATTGATGGACCACCTATGTGTCATTTGCACGCAGGTGGTAACTTGTACCGTGAAATACCGGACGAGGATTGCGTAGCACTGCTTAAGCAGTGTATCGATATTTTGCGTTTGTATCCGCATACTATTGACGTTCGTCCTACTGTGTTTGCCGTACCGACACGTGACGAGGGGCTGCCTGAAGATTTACTACCGCGTTTAGATATTCTGACTGATGCTTATCAAGAACTGATCGAGCAAGATGCTAATAATAAGGTATTGGGCGAGCCTGAAGATTACTATCAACTTTACAGCCATGAGCAATTAATTGTGCTGTCTGAACGTGAGCAAGTCGCTGTACCAAGTACAGTTGATGAATGGATGATTCCGGTCGCTAGATACTTAGATTTGAACAAAGTTAAATTTCCGTTAATTGTTGTCCAAGAATATGGCTGGAACATTTTTCGTTTAGCCGCTTCTGCCAAGCTTGCACTTGAAGAGTACGACAATGCGCATGTATTTACCGAAACTGCTGTGCAAAAAGTCGTTCCGGTAGATTGTGAGAACTGTACCAACGCTGACCATCATGTCACCAAATGGCGTATCGACTATCAACAGATCCATAGTCAAGAACATGACTCTCAGCCTGAGTCTATCGAAGTTGATTACCTAGTCAACGCTTGCGGATTCCGTACGGGTGTTATTGACGATATGATTGGTGTCGAAGTCACACGTATGGTCGAGTTCAAATCGTCTTATGTGACTCATTGGGGCGATGCTGGTGGACAGATACCAGAGATTATCGTCTATGGTCAACGAGGTACGCCAGAAGGCATGGCGCAGCTTACTCCCTACCCTGGCGGATACTTTCAGATTCATGGTATGAGTAAAGCCATTACTCTGTTTGATGATGGTCTTGTCGCATCAAGTGAAGACAGTGCGCAGCCAAAACTGCCACAGCAATATATGCACTATATTGAAGACGGTTGGGATAAAGCGCCCCTACAGGCACGTAGTCAGCAAGCGATTGAGTATGTAGCGGAGTTTGTACCGACATTTAACAGCGCACGTACTGTTGGTAACGCACTATATGGTGGACAGCAGATTCCTGGACAAGATGATACGCTGCGAGTCGCTGACGTGAGCTTATACTCTAATATACGCTATGCCCGTGCAGAAAACGTCAAAGCATCTTCGACCTTGATTGCCGCTGATCAAATCGTTAATGAGCTGACAGATCTAGGTTTGATAGAGAACGATACACCTCTGAATCGTAGTCGCTATGCCCATGAATGGTCGTACCTTGTCCATAACGATAGCCTCGCTGTCGATGAGGTTGCACGTGAGCTCGCTAAGCAGCGGGGATTCCCAATCGCGATGGCTCATGTCAATCATAGTATTCGTGAAGTAGCATTGGACGATCTCACGCCTGCTGATGCCTAA
- a CDS encoding TIGR00730 family Rossman fold protein, whose protein sequence is MQMKINDDTYDVITSKDITNIEKAVDKSALSMPLVAVYCGSRLGNGDVYEQAARELGSALANNGMGLVYGGASIGLMGAVADEVINGGAQAVGVIPTFMLKHEIAHEQLTRLHLTDTMHTRKTVMAEYADAFITLPGGLGTLEEIMEIATWRQLYQHEKPMIILNINGFYDRMIEHLKYTTEQGFMKQEDLDRLVVCNTISEAIDMLQTVVTIDDAVDTEKMAGSNS, encoded by the coding sequence ATGCAAATGAAAATCAACGATGATACTTATGACGTAATCACAAGCAAAGACATTACAAATATCGAAAAAGCAGTCGACAAGTCTGCCTTGTCCATGCCGCTCGTGGCTGTGTATTGCGGTTCACGCTTGGGCAATGGTGACGTATATGAACAGGCAGCACGCGAACTCGGCAGTGCATTAGCAAATAATGGCATGGGGCTAGTATATGGTGGTGCTAGTATCGGTCTGATGGGCGCAGTTGCGGATGAAGTAATCAATGGCGGCGCGCAAGCAGTGGGCGTGATTCCAACCTTTATGCTCAAGCACGAAATCGCTCATGAGCAGCTGACTCGCTTGCATTTGACTGACACTATGCACACGCGTAAGACCGTCATGGCAGAGTATGCTGATGCCTTTATCACGCTACCAGGCGGGCTAGGAACGTTAGAAGAGATTATGGAAATTGCTACGTGGCGTCAATTGTACCAGCACGAAAAACCAATGATTATTCTAAATATCAATGGTTTTTATGACCGTATGATTGAGCATTTGAAATATACCACTGAGCAAGGCTTTATGAAGCAGGAAGATTTAGATCGTCTAGTGGTGTGCAATACCATCAGCGAAGCGATCGATATGCTACAAACAGTAGTGACCATAGATGATGCTGTGGATACAGAGAAAATGGCAGGCAGTAATAGTTAA
- a CDS encoding alpha/beta fold hydrolase — protein MTDRNQALAATVYRPKDATKKAIMMAPATGIKRHFYHNFATYLAESGFGVLTFDNEGIGESLSTDLAKCSATLISWGRHDMPAVLDALQDEFPEASYHLIGHSAGGQLIGLMPNYQAIGSVFNVACSSGRIKNMGMPYKLKAMGFMDAFIPFTNLTLGYTPSDKIGMGEPLPRGVARQWREWCNGAGYIKTAFGKSIHTHFYDELSMPALWLGFSDDDIANSENMDDMIRVFTKMPVEKRFLDPEDFGLNHIGHMRYFSSKTNIKAPQLWQMAVTWLHDQP, from the coding sequence ATGACCGATCGCAACCAAGCATTGGCAGCCACTGTCTATCGCCCTAAAGATGCGACAAAAAAAGCAATCATGATGGCACCAGCCACAGGTATTAAGCGTCACTTTTATCATAATTTTGCGACCTATCTAGCAGAAAGCGGCTTTGGGGTGCTGACCTTTGATAACGAAGGAATTGGTGAGTCACTATCGACCGATCTGGCAAAATGTAGCGCTACCTTGATCAGTTGGGGTCGCCACGACATGCCAGCTGTACTTGATGCCTTACAAGATGAGTTTCCTGAGGCTTCTTATCATCTTATCGGTCATAGCGCAGGTGGTCAGCTCATTGGCTTGATGCCCAATTATCAGGCGATTGGCTCAGTGTTCAATGTCGCTTGCTCGTCAGGGCGTATCAAAAACATGGGCATGCCATATAAACTCAAAGCTATGGGCTTTATGGATGCGTTTATTCCATTCACTAATTTAACACTAGGCTATACGCCGTCAGACAAAATCGGTATGGGTGAGCCGCTACCACGCGGAGTAGCGCGTCAATGGCGTGAATGGTGCAATGGCGCAGGCTATATCAAAACCGCATTTGGCAAAAGCATACACACGCATTTCTACGATGAGCTCAGTATGCCAGCACTGTGGCTTGGCTTTAGCGATGACGATATCGCCAACAGTGAAAACATGGACGATATGATAAGGGTATTTACAAAAATGCCCGTAGAAAAGCGTTTCTTAGACCCTGAGGATTTTGGACTAAATCATATCGGTCATATGCGCTATTTCAGCAGTAAGACCAATATCAAAGCTCCGCAGCTATGGCAGATGGCGGTGACATGGTTGCACGACCAACCATAA
- a CDS encoding putative quorum-sensing-regulated virulence factor has product MNDAFKPADISATRETALVIDTETDQGSDPRPIQVATINVATGFEWMKYFNSGRSISPIVIKVHGITDDDVAGLERFELEQFELPEYLIGHNVRFDWRVIGSPSAKLICTVRLARAAFPEWRAYGQSKCIEQLLGKGEASVMTIAAHDALGDARMCYLLYQACCERLEIAPTDFAAAHAISNKATPVNKMPFGKHKGKPIKDVPISYVKWMIGNIHNMQPSLYSALTKRLKLDEAENAKK; this is encoded by the coding sequence ATGAATGATGCTTTTAAGCCTGCTGATATTTCTGCCACGCGCGAAACAGCACTGGTTATCGATACCGAAACAGATCAGGGCAGTGATCCCAGACCCATCCAAGTTGCTACTATCAATGTAGCAACTGGTTTTGAGTGGATGAAATACTTTAATAGTGGTCGATCTATTTCACCTATTGTCATAAAGGTGCATGGTATTACCGATGATGATGTGGCTGGACTTGAGCGCTTTGAGTTGGAGCAGTTTGAATTACCAGAGTACTTGATTGGTCATAACGTACGTTTTGATTGGCGAGTGATTGGCAGTCCTTCTGCTAAGCTGATTTGTACAGTGAGACTAGCGCGGGCAGCCTTTCCAGAATGGCGTGCTTACGGTCAGTCTAAGTGTATCGAGCAGTTATTGGGTAAAGGTGAGGCGAGTGTAATGACGATTGCCGCTCATGACGCGCTTGGCGATGCTCGAATGTGCTATCTGCTGTATCAAGCATGCTGCGAGCGTCTAGAAATTGCGCCGACAGACTTTGCAGCGGCACATGCTATCTCCAATAAGGCGACTCCTGTGAACAAGATGCCGTTTGGTAAGCATAAAGGCAAGCCTATCAAAGATGTGCCTATCAGCTATGTTAAATGGATGATAGGCAATATTCATAATATGCAGCCGTCGCTGTATTCGGCACTGACTAAACGCTTAAAACTGGATGAAGCAGAAAACGCAAAAAAGTAA
- a CDS encoding M23 family metallopeptidase — MLADGNNQPPRPSLFSRLISLLIKATVLLALLFVFDKLLPSISQQTQSFVVAKWQQLSLLQQELPTENSLPSPLPERDLTDTWGAARSQGRSHEGIDIFAPRNTPVQSTTQGVVSKVGENTLGGRVVVVVGPGGAGHYYAHLEDYADISPNDWVNQGDVIGYVGDSGNAKGTPTHVHYGIYINGSAVNPYPLLQKD; from the coding sequence ATGCTAGCAGATGGAAACAACCAGCCTCCCAGACCTTCTCTTTTCAGTCGTTTAATAAGCCTATTGATTAAGGCTACTGTATTGCTAGCACTGTTATTTGTCTTCGATAAACTACTACCTAGTATCAGCCAACAGACGCAGTCATTTGTGGTTGCCAAATGGCAACAATTAAGTCTATTGCAACAAGAGCTGCCGACCGAAAACAGCTTGCCCAGTCCACTACCAGAACGAGACCTGACAGACACTTGGGGCGCGGCACGTAGCCAAGGCCGCTCCCACGAAGGCATCGATATCTTTGCACCGCGCAATACTCCCGTGCAGTCGACTACGCAAGGTGTGGTAAGCAAGGTTGGTGAAAACACATTGGGTGGGCGCGTGGTCGTGGTGGTAGGGCCTGGTGGCGCAGGACATTACTATGCTCATCTAGAAGACTATGCTGACATCTCTCCCAATGACTGGGTCAATCAGGGTGATGTAATAGGTTATGTGGGTGATAGCGGTAATGCAAAAGGGACACCGACACACGTACATTATGGTATCTATATTAATGGCAGTGCGGTCAATCCTTATCCGCTTTTGCAAAAGGATTAA
- the phoR gene encoding phosphate regulon sensor histidine kinase PhoR yields MDKIAPAQSEQSALLEQISTQSTAEQLKKIGSALRALRDAVILLNNTDGLEWWNQAAQDLLLLQPEDKGQNIFDFITVPEFRQYYEGTTIPNDGVHIESWRDPSRYLKCELTPFGDEKLLFVYDVTRLRHLEQMRQDFVANVSHELRTPLTVMMGYLENFSDQPDMPPQWRRGFELMTQQTARMNRIVNDLLLLSKIEIEESHELHYIDMTKLLTNIYDDAQAYNQAYKHIIHLHIDTYDGLYGSEMYLNSALSNLVINAIKYTPKGGNITISWTRTSDGCRFAVEDDGIGIASEHIARLTERFYRIDKGRSRATGGTGLGLAIVKHVLHQHEAQLQIDSVEGEGSTFSVVFPSNYVRSVTAN; encoded by the coding sequence ATGGACAAGATAGCGCCAGCACAAAGTGAGCAATCAGCTCTACTAGAGCAAATATCTACTCAAAGTACAGCGGAGCAACTCAAAAAAATCGGCAGTGCACTACGAGCCCTGCGTGATGCAGTGATTTTGCTCAATAATACTGACGGTTTAGAGTGGTGGAATCAGGCAGCACAAGACTTATTGCTGCTACAGCCAGAGGACAAAGGTCAAAATATTTTTGACTTTATTACTGTACCTGAGTTCCGCCAGTACTATGAAGGTACAACGATACCCAACGATGGCGTCCATATAGAATCATGGCGAGATCCTAGTCGCTACTTGAAGTGTGAACTGACTCCTTTCGGTGATGAAAAACTGCTGTTTGTATATGACGTGACCCGCCTGCGGCATTTAGAGCAAATGCGTCAAGATTTTGTGGCGAATGTCTCGCATGAGCTTAGAACACCATTAACTGTGATGATGGGCTATCTGGAAAATTTCTCCGATCAGCCAGATATGCCGCCGCAATGGCGTCGCGGTTTTGAGCTGATGACGCAGCAAACTGCCCGTATGAACAGAATTGTGAACGACTTACTGCTACTGTCTAAGATTGAAATCGAAGAGTCACACGAGCTGCATTATATAGATATGACTAAGCTACTAACCAATATCTACGACGATGCACAGGCCTACAACCAAGCATACAAACACATCATTCATTTGCATATAGATACGTATGATGGGCTGTACGGGTCAGAGATGTACTTAAATAGTGCGCTATCCAATTTGGTAATCAATGCGATCAAATATACGCCAAAGGGTGGCAATATCACTATCAGCTGGACAAGGACGTCTGATGGTTGCCGTTTCGCGGTTGAAGATGATGGGATCGGTATTGCGTCAGAGCATATCGCCCGTTTGACAGAGCGTTTCTATCGTATCGACAAAGGTCGCAGCCGTGCGACAGGTGGTACGGGGTTGGGACTAGCGATTGTAAAACATGTATTACACCAGCACGAAGCGCAATTGCAAATCGATTCAGTAGAAGGGGAAGGGTCGACATTTAGTGTGGTATTTCCCTCAAATTACGTCAGATCTGTCACAGCCAATTAA
- the phoB gene encoding phosphate regulon transcriptional regulator PhoB, whose amino-acid sequence MYNEQILIVEDEPAIREMVVMTLEMAGFDSLQAADVSEAHQQVVDHRPSLILLDWMLPGDKSGVDFCRMLKNDELLSEIPVIMLTAKSEEDSKVHGLDAGADDYMTKPFSTRELISRIKAVLRRSSAMSSDKPIEIGQLSLDTKSQRVTAAGKIVDVGPTEYRLLAFFMSHPERAYTRTQLLDQVWGGNVYIEDRTIDVHIKRLRKLLRPYDCDTLIQTVRGTGYRFSSLIEPS is encoded by the coding sequence ATGTATAATGAGCAAATTTTGATTGTTGAAGATGAGCCTGCGATTCGTGAAATGGTTGTCATGACGCTAGAGATGGCTGGGTTTGATAGCTTGCAAGCGGCAGATGTGTCAGAGGCGCATCAGCAAGTGGTCGATCATAGACCGTCATTGATACTGTTAGACTGGATGTTGCCAGGTGACAAGAGCGGTGTGGATTTTTGTCGTATGCTCAAAAACGATGAGCTACTCTCTGAAATACCAGTCATTATGCTAACGGCAAAAAGTGAAGAAGACAGTAAGGTGCATGGTCTTGATGCAGGCGCAGATGATTATATGACCAAGCCTTTTTCGACTCGTGAGCTGATTTCTAGAATCAAAGCCGTACTACGCCGCAGTAGCGCGATGAGCAGCGACAAACCTATCGAAATTGGACAGTTAAGTCTAGATACTAAGAGTCAGCGCGTGACAGCTGCAGGTAAAATCGTTGATGTTGGGCCCACAGAGTATCGCCTATTGGCATTTTTTATGAGTCACCCTGAGCGCGCCTATACACGCACGCAGCTGCTCGATCAGGTATGGGGCGGCAATGTATATATCGAAGACCGAACCATTGATGTGCATATCAAACGTCTACGTAAATTACTGCGACCTTATGACTGTGATACATTGATACAGACGGTACGTGGAACAGGCTACCGATTTTCTAGCCTGATTGAGCCAAGTTAA
- the dtd gene encoding D-aminoacyl-tRNA deacylase, translating to MKALIQRVKHASVVVDQQCIGEIGHGVLAYIGLGHEDDFAAAQRMIDKILTYRIFENDDDPAKFGKLDKNVQQVAGGLLLVSQFTLMAKTDKGRRPDFGGAMAPAVAQALFEQLVDYAKTKHPNVATGQFGADMQVSSVNDGPLNFLLEI from the coding sequence ATGAAAGCACTCATACAACGGGTGAAGCACGCTAGTGTGGTCGTCGATCAACAGTGTATCGGTGAGATTGGGCATGGGGTATTGGCATATATTGGCTTGGGGCACGAAGACGATTTTGCCGCTGCCCAGCGTATGATTGATAAAATATTGACCTATCGCATTTTTGAAAATGACGATGATCCGGCCAAATTTGGTAAACTGGATAAAAACGTTCAGCAGGTTGCTGGTGGGCTATTATTAGTTTCACAATTTACCTTGATGGCAAAAACAGACAAAGGGCGCCGACCAGACTTTGGTGGTGCGATGGCACCTGCTGTGGCGCAAGCGTTATTTGAACAACTGGTCGACTATGCCAAAACTAAGCACCCGAACGTGGCAACTGGTCAGTTTGGTGCTGATATGCAAGTGTCGAGCGTCAATGATGGGCCGCTCAATTTTTTACTAGAAATCTGA
- the asd gene encoding archaetidylserine decarboxylase (Phosphatidylserine decarboxylase is synthesized as a single chain precursor. Generation of the pyruvoyl active site from a Ser is coupled to cleavage of a Gly-Ser bond between the larger (beta) and smaller (alpha chains). It is an integral membrane protein.), producing MNVFTTLQQLVPQQKLSKVAGRLAASRHPYVKRTFIRSFAKAYNISLDEYERQSLNAYESFNDFFTRELKEDARTIDATANGIVSPADGIISQLGQIEDHKLLQAKGRHYDVGQLLADSEDGSYFADGSFATIYLAPSNYHRVHMPFTGTLTKTRYVPGTLFSVNNTTAANVPDLFARNERLVCMFDTKYGKAAVVMVGAMIVAGIETVATGKIARTDDIFESNHDMQFAAGEELGRFYLGSTAIVVLPKAAKADWIDSMQANSVVQMGQLLGMANAQ from the coding sequence ATGAATGTATTTACCACCTTACAACAGCTTGTGCCGCAGCAAAAGCTCAGTAAAGTCGCTGGACGTTTGGCCGCCAGTCGCCACCCTTATGTCAAACGCACCTTTATCCGTAGCTTTGCCAAAGCTTATAATATCAGCTTAGACGAGTACGAACGCCAAAGCCTTAACGCTTATGAGAGTTTTAATGACTTTTTCACTCGTGAGTTAAAAGAAGATGCTCGTACTATCGACGCCACTGCAAACGGTATCGTGAGTCCTGCGGACGGTATTATCTCTCAGCTAGGACAAATCGAAGACCACAAACTACTACAAGCCAAAGGTCGTCACTATGATGTCGGCCAACTACTTGCTGATAGTGAAGATGGCAGTTATTTCGCTGATGGTAGTTTTGCGACTATCTACTTAGCGCCTAGTAATTATCACCGTGTGCATATGCCATTTACTGGCACATTAACCAAGACTCGCTATGTGCCTGGCACCCTGTTTTCGGTCAATAATACTACGGCGGCTAACGTGCCAGACTTGTTTGCGCGTAATGAACGTCTGGTCTGTATGTTTGATACCAAGTACGGCAAAGCAGCTGTTGTGATGGTTGGTGCTATGATCGTCGCTGGTATTGAAACTGTCGCCACTGGCAAAATTGCTCGTACTGACGACATATTCGAGTCCAATCATGACATGCAGTTTGCAGCAGGCGAAGAGCTTGGACGCTTTTATTTGGGCTCAACGGCTATCGTAGTATTACCAAAAGCAGCAAAGGCTGACTGGATAGATAGTATGCAAGCCAACAGCGTCGTGCAAATGGGTCAATTGCTAGGAATGGCAAACGCTCAATAA
- a CDS encoding HD domain-containing protein — translation MSQASSISLTHSESTSHIDIDDVTHFLLELDALKRVNRRSYVTQTTRKENSAEHSWHLAMACWSIAELFALDVNHEKLLKMALVHDLGEIDAGDTFLYADTRTDAHVEERAGIARLQRERGNGISDLSEVWEAQETGSSKESQLLRVVDRLLPFLLNLNTDGKTWIELGVTRSQVAGAHAFIKDSFPPIHDWLSHNIEYATQQGWLIDA, via the coding sequence ATGTCGCAAGCCAGCTCTATATCACTCACTCATTCCGAATCTACTTCACATATCGATATCGATGATGTCACTCATTTCTTATTGGAGTTAGATGCGCTCAAACGCGTGAATCGCCGAAGCTATGTGACACAGACCACTCGCAAAGAAAACTCTGCCGAACATTCTTGGCATTTAGCGATGGCCTGTTGGTCGATTGCTGAATTATTTGCGCTAGATGTCAATCATGAAAAATTGCTGAAGATGGCATTGGTTCATGATTTGGGTGAGATTGATGCGGGCGATACTTTTTTGTATGCCGATACGCGTACTGATGCACACGTCGAAGAGCGTGCAGGCATTGCCAGATTGCAACGTGAGCGAGGCAATGGCATTAGTGATTTAAGCGAGGTTTGGGAAGCGCAAGAAACAGGAAGTAGCAAAGAGAGCCAGTTGCTCAGAGTGGTCGATCGCTTATTGCCGTTTTTACTCAATCTAAATACCGATGGTAAAACGTGGATTGAGCTTGGTGTTACGCGTTCGCAAGTGGCAGGTGCGCATGCATTTATCAAAGACAGCTTTCCTCCTATCCATGATTGGCTCTCACATAATATTGAATACGCAACTCAGCAAGGCTGGTTAATTGACGCGTAA
- a CDS encoding isochorismatase family protein codes for MSTMINDRTYRIARENTQAMIVDVQERLTPHIYDHENIVKKTVTLIKGLQALNIPIMLNEQYKKGLGDTLPELRDVLEGDNAKSFEKVTFSACDNNDSWHHLAQQNRSTVLLFGAEAHVCIMQTALDLLDNGMQPVIIGDAVGSRFPYDKKQAIRRIRRAGGVISTVESILFELCRSSEDPAFKTIINLIK; via the coding sequence ATGTCTACTATGATTAATGATCGCACCTATCGAATCGCTCGTGAGAATACCCAAGCGATGATTGTCGATGTGCAAGAGCGCTTAACGCCGCATATCTACGATCACGAAAATATCGTCAAAAAAACCGTTACCTTGATTAAAGGGCTGCAAGCGCTCAATATTCCAATCATGCTCAATGAACAATATAAAAAAGGCTTGGGCGATACTTTACCAGAGCTGCGCGACGTACTCGAAGGAGACAATGCCAAAAGCTTTGAAAAGGTTACGTTTAGTGCCTGCGACAACAATGATTCATGGCATCATTTGGCTCAGCAGAACCGTAGTACCGTGTTGCTTTTTGGTGCTGAGGCACATGTCTGTATCATGCAAACGGCACTAGATTTATTGGACAATGGTATGCAGCCTGTCATCATTGGTGACGCCGTGGGTTCTCGTTTTCCTTATGATAAAAAGCAAGCAATTCGCCGTATTCGCCGTGCAGGTGGGGTGATTAGTACTGTCGAATCAATCTTGTTTGAGCTATGCCGCAGCAGTGAAGATCCTGCATTTAAAACCATTATTAATTTGATCAAGTAA
- the fadA gene encoding acetyl-CoA C-acyltransferase FadA, whose product MTILSPKDVVIVDGVRSAMGKTKNGMFRHVRADSMSAELVRALVERNDFDTNDIEDIIWGCVNQTLEQGLNIGRNIGLLAGIPKTAGGQTVNRLCGSSMQALHTAAAQIMTNQGDVFIIGGVEHMGHVGMMHGVDLNPAASKHYAKASNMMGLTAEMLGRMNNITREEQDAFGLESHRRAWAATTEGRFDNEIIGIEGHDAAGRLQLCTVDEVIRPDATMEQMQKLRPAFDPKGGTVTAATSSALSDGASAMLVMSAQKAKDLGLKPRARIRSMAVAGCDAAIMGYGPVPATQKALKRAGMSIDDMQTIELNEAFAAQGLSVLKGLNLSDKQDIVNINGGAIALGHPLGCSGARITVTLLNAMEQSDTEIGLATMCIGLGQGIATIIERV is encoded by the coding sequence ATGACAATTTTAAGTCCAAAAGATGTGGTCATCGTAGATGGCGTACGCTCGGCAATGGGCAAAACCAAAAACGGTATGTTCCGTCATGTACGTGCTGATAGCATGTCAGCGGAACTAGTACGTGCGCTAGTAGAACGTAATGACTTTGATACCAATGATATCGAAGACATTATCTGGGGTTGTGTCAACCAGACGCTAGAGCAAGGCTTGAACATCGGTCGTAACATCGGTTTGCTAGCTGGTATCCCAAAGACTGCTGGTGGCCAAACGGTTAACCGTCTATGTGGTTCTTCTATGCAGGCACTACATACTGCCGCTGCACAAATTATGACCAACCAAGGTGACGTATTCATCATCGGTGGTGTCGAGCACATGGGTCACGTCGGCATGATGCACGGTGTTGATCTAAACCCTGCTGCTTCTAAGCATTATGCAAAAGCGTCAAACATGATGGGCTTGACTGCTGAAATGCTAGGTCGTATGAACAACATCACGCGTGAGGAGCAAGATGCGTTTGGTCTTGAGTCACATCGCCGTGCATGGGCTGCAACTACTGAAGGTCGTTTCGACAATGAAATCATCGGTATCGAAGGTCATGATGCTGCTGGTCGTCTGCAACTATGTACGGTTGATGAAGTGATTCGTCCAGATGCAACGATGGAGCAAATGCAAAAGCTACGTCCAGCGTTTGATCCAAAAGGCGGTACAGTAACAGCGGCAACTTCATCTGCATTATCTGACGGTGCGTCAGCGATGCTAGTAATGAGCGCACAAAAAGCCAAAGATCTAGGTCTAAAGCCACGTGCCCGTATCCGTAGTATGGCTGTGGCTGGTTGTGATGCAGCTATCATGGGTTATGGTCCTGTACCTGCTACCCAAAAAGCATTGAAGCGTGCTGGCATGAGCATTGATGACATGCAAACCATCGAGCTAAACGAAGCATTTGCTGCTCAAGGTCTATCAGTATTAAAAGGCCTGAACCTATCTGACAAGCAAGACATCGTTAACATCAACGGTGGTGCCATTGCTCTAGGTCATCCACTAGGATGTTCAGGCGCTCGTATCACAGTGACATTGCTAAACGCGATGGAGCAGTCAGATACTGAAATCGGTCTAGCGACGATGTGTATTGGTCTTGGCCAAGGTATCGCTACTATTATTGAGCGTGTGTAA